Proteins encoded by one window of Grus americana isolate bGruAme1 chromosome 7, bGruAme1.mat, whole genome shotgun sequence:
- the TLX1 gene encoding T-cell leukemia homeobox protein 1 isoform X1 yields the protein MEHLGAHHLHQGQAEPISFGIDQILNTSEPGSCMVSHPRLQDSTDYGLGCIVGSAYNTVTGGYGASGGAAGAYTGTSCSMGGLPGSYNVNMAVSMNGNTLSSAGGVIRVPAHRPVTGGVHQPLSAAVPAVNGMNSLTGLTFPWMESNRRYTKDRFTVALSPFTVTRRIGHPYQNRTPPKKKKPRTSFTRLQICELEKRFHRQKYLASAERAALAKALKMTDAQVKTWFQNRRTKWRRQTAEEREAERQQANRILMQLQQEAFQKTINQPIQADPICVHNSSLFALQNLQPWSDDSTKITSVTTVASACE from the exons ATGGAGCACCTCGGGGCTCACCACCTGCACCAAGGCCAAGCCGAGCCCATCAGCTTCGGCATCGACCAGATCCTCAACACCTCGGAGCCGGGCAGCTGCATGGTGTCGCACCCGCGGCTGCAGGACTCGACGGACTACGGGCTGGGCTGCATCGTGGGCAGCGCCTACAACACGGTCACGGGTGGCTACGGGGCgagcggcggcgcggccggcgCCTACACCGGCACCTCTTGCAGCATGGGCGGCCTGCCCGGCTCCTACAACGTGAACATGGCGGTGAGCATGAACGGCAACACCTTGAGCTCGGCCGGGGGGGTGATCCGCGTCCCGGCCCATCGCCCGGTGACCGGCGGCgtgcaccagcccctctccgcCGCCGTGCCGGCGGTGAACGGCATGAACAGTCTCACGGGGCTCACTTTCCCCTGGATGGAGAGCAACAGGCGGTACACAAAAGACAGGTTCACAG TGGCCCTCTCACCCTTCACTGTAACACGCCGTATAGGTCACCCCTACCAGAACCGCACGCCTCCCAAGAAGAAGAAGCCGCGCACCTCCTTCACCCGCCTGCAGATCTGCGAGCTGGAGAAGCGCTTCCACCGGCAGAAGTACCTGGCCTCGGCCGAGCGCGCTGCCCTGGCCAAGGCCCTCAAGATGACGGATGCCCAGGTGAAAACCTGGTTCCAGAACCGGCGCACCAAGTGGAG GAGGCAGACGGCGGAGGAGCGGGAAGCCGAGCGGCAGCAGGCAAACCGCATCCtcatgcagctgcagcaggaggccTTCCAAAAAACCATCAACCAGCCCATCCAAGCCGACCCCATCTGCGTCCACAATTCCTCTCTCTTCGCCCTCCAGAACCTCCAGCCTTGGTCTGATGACTCCACCAAGATCACCAGCGTCACCACCGTCGCCTCCGCTTGCGAATAA
- the TLX1 gene encoding T-cell leukemia homeobox protein 1 isoform X2: MEHLGAHHLHQGQAEPISFGIDQILNTSEPGSCMVSHPRLQDSTDYGLGCIVGSAYNTVTGGYGASGGAAGAYTGTSCSMGGLPGSYNVNMAVSMNGNTLSSAGGVIRVPAHRPVTGGVHQPLSAAVPAVNGMNSLTGLTFPWMESNRRYTKDRFTGHPYQNRTPPKKKKPRTSFTRLQICELEKRFHRQKYLASAERAALAKALKMTDAQVKTWFQNRRTKWRRQTAEEREAERQQANRILMQLQQEAFQKTINQPIQADPICVHNSSLFALQNLQPWSDDSTKITSVTTVASACE; the protein is encoded by the exons ATGGAGCACCTCGGGGCTCACCACCTGCACCAAGGCCAAGCCGAGCCCATCAGCTTCGGCATCGACCAGATCCTCAACACCTCGGAGCCGGGCAGCTGCATGGTGTCGCACCCGCGGCTGCAGGACTCGACGGACTACGGGCTGGGCTGCATCGTGGGCAGCGCCTACAACACGGTCACGGGTGGCTACGGGGCgagcggcggcgcggccggcgCCTACACCGGCACCTCTTGCAGCATGGGCGGCCTGCCCGGCTCCTACAACGTGAACATGGCGGTGAGCATGAACGGCAACACCTTGAGCTCGGCCGGGGGGGTGATCCGCGTCCCGGCCCATCGCCCGGTGACCGGCGGCgtgcaccagcccctctccgcCGCCGTGCCGGCGGTGAACGGCATGAACAGTCTCACGGGGCTCACTTTCCCCTGGATGGAGAGCAACAGGCGGTACACAAAAGACAGGTTCACAG GTCACCCCTACCAGAACCGCACGCCTCCCAAGAAGAAGAAGCCGCGCACCTCCTTCACCCGCCTGCAGATCTGCGAGCTGGAGAAGCGCTTCCACCGGCAGAAGTACCTGGCCTCGGCCGAGCGCGCTGCCCTGGCCAAGGCCCTCAAGATGACGGATGCCCAGGTGAAAACCTGGTTCCAGAACCGGCGCACCAAGTGGAG GAGGCAGACGGCGGAGGAGCGGGAAGCCGAGCGGCAGCAGGCAAACCGCATCCtcatgcagctgcagcaggaggccTTCCAAAAAACCATCAACCAGCCCATCCAAGCCGACCCCATCTGCGTCCACAATTCCTCTCTCTTCGCCCTCCAGAACCTCCAGCCTTGGTCTGATGACTCCACCAAGATCACCAGCGTCACCACCGTCGCCTCCGCTTGCGAATAA